A section of the Arcobacter roscoffensis genome encodes:
- a CDS encoding globin: MDFNITPAQVGTRPPVEKPSPAVLEYLGEDGMRKLVSDHYDLLRQSNIKGLFPPTDKGFAMAKEHSADFFIQICGGPQHFNQKRGRPMMAARHAPFKINPEARRVWLESYAMVLAQHDMPEELKKSFWNYIDIFSIWMMNTNEA, translated from the coding sequence ATGGATTTTAATATAACACCAGCACAAGTTGGTACTAGACCTCCTGTAGAAAAGCCAAGTCCTGCTGTATTAGAGTATCTTGGTGAAGATGGTATGAGAAAACTTGTATCAGATCATTATGATTTATTAAGACAAAGTAATATCAAAGGATTATTTCCTCCAACAGATAAAGGTTTTGCTATGGCAAAAGAGCATTCAGCTGATTTCTTTATTCAAATCTGTGGTGGACCTCAACACTTTAATCAAAAAAGAGGAAGACCTATGATGGCAGCAAGACATGCACCATTTAAAATCAATCCAGAAGCAAGAAGAGTTTGGCTTGAATCATATGCTATGGTTTTAGCACAACATGATATGCCAGAAGAATTAAAAAAATCTTTTTGGAATTATATTGATATTTTTTCAATTTGGATGATGAATACTAACGAAGCTTAA
- a CDS encoding paraquat-inducible protein A, with protein MSIDTNKVIECYGCGLFIAKQKKQKGKKFKCPRCNTRLLLENNHSFDSLYYAISALLLFILFNSYPLISLDVNNAHLKTTLYDTILILLEQNLFFVALIVFFTIFLAPVLNSLIIIFSFIQMHTNIRFFTNTLLHDSLVFFKHWGFIEVFIISVIVTYIKLVGMSDSTRFDIGFYIMLVYLFCLYMSNIKFEGKNVFGE; from the coding sequence ATGTCAATAGATACAAATAAAGTAATAGAGTGTTATGGGTGTGGACTTTTTATAGCAAAACAAAAAAAGCAAAAAGGCAAAAAATTTAAATGCCCTAGATGTAATACTAGATTGCTACTAGAAAATAACCATAGTTTTGACTCACTATACTATGCAATTTCAGCACTTTTACTTTTTATACTTTTTAATAGCTATCCTTTAATAAGTTTAGATGTTAATAATGCCCACTTAAAAACAACGCTGTATGATACTATTTTGATTTTACTAGAACAAAATCTATTTTTTGTGGCATTAATAGTTTTTTTTACTATTTTTTTAGCACCTGTTTTAAATTCACTTATAATTATATTTTCTTTTATTCAGATGCATACTAATATAAGATTTTTTACAAATACTTTACTTCATGATAGTTTGGTATTTTTTAAGCATTGGGGATTTATTGAGGTGTTTATTATAAGTGTAATAGTAACATATATAAAACTTGTAGGTATGTCAGATAGTACTAGGTTTGATATAGGATTTTATATTATGTTAGTATATTTGTTTTGTTTGTATATGTCCAATATAAAGTTTGAGGGTAAAAATGTTTTTGGAGAGTAG
- a CDS encoding paraquat-inducible protein A — translation MPLISCKNCHKVFEKPNYDNFVCDRCNHVVRKRIHHSLQVSLALVISAILLYIPAMVYPMMEITKFGVTTESTIIEGVISFLEYENYFIAIVVFVASVVIPVVKLIGLLLIFTSLKIRVKMSNKTKLVVFKFIDMIGKWSMIDIYVVAIMASIVQMDELFNIKGGIAASSFALVVVITMIAAYRFDTRIIWDE, via the coding sequence ATGCCTTTAATTTCTTGTAAAAACTGCCACAAGGTTTTTGAAAAACCCAATTATGACAACTTTGTATGTGATAGATGTAATCATGTGGTTAGAAAAAGAATACATCACTCTTTACAAGTATCACTAGCACTTGTAATTAGTGCAATACTTTTATATATACCTGCTATGGTTTACCCTATGATGGAGATAACTAAGTTTGGAGTTACTACTGAAAGTACAATTATAGAAGGCGTTATAAGCTTTTTAGAGTATGAAAACTATTTTATAGCTATTGTTGTTTTTGTAGCAAGTGTGGTAATACCAGTGGTGAAACTTATTGGTTTATTATTGATTTTTACAAGTTTAAAAATACGTGTAAAAATGAGTAATAAAACTAAGCTTGTAGTTTTTAAGTTTATTGATATGATAGGAAAATGGTCTATGATTGATATTTATGTTGTAGCAATCATGGCTTCAATCGTTCAAATGGATGAACTTTTTAATATTAAAGGAGGCATAGCTGCAAGCTCTTTTGCCTTAGTGGTGGTTATTACAATGATAGCTGCGTATAGATTTGATACAAGGATAATTTGGGATGAGTAA
- a CDS encoding MlaD family protein yields the protein MSNQEENIEEVVYKAKEKKNKKAVSFIWVLPLIILGVLSWIAYESYMKKGTNIEVVFKSAEGLKENVTPLEYKGLQLGKVTDIKLHKDLKSVKVNILVKNEVAKYVASESSRFYIKRPTISLTKVSGLSTLISGFKIEISPKFRTKGEFEEGKQKFIFEGLDSRPDDELSAEGYYITLLANDKESLEVGTPIFYNQYQIGEVVSKEFKAEKAFLNAYIYDKFNYLVNNSSKFVMNSALKVNYGPSGLNIELGSLYSAIVGGITVVTPKKDDEKIKRDEVHILYGNKDDLKKKKYFHIKFANASGIGENTPIIYKGITVGKISELSLTPEDVSTKAFIYDKYKYLLTSNTDFFIKRPKVSIDGVKDLGNVVKGDYISLDYKKGEEKDVFVAKDYQDLKKSLENTIITLYADDLNSITKKSKLYYKNIEIGEVVDYDFTKNFSKVKIKVSIDKKYENLVNDHTLFYDLSSKLVDMKALNLDINYSGFEPLLNGAIGILTEKRTSNLSKKSFKLYEKYKDVRDLKRVYNQGSLYTAYFDNSFMLEKGMAVVYKNKEIGFVKSISFDEKESKVKLFIYKGFKKYINNTSAFYKKSKVDFSASLNGINLNIDNFTSFLEGSIHLMSKTDKTYDKKRVYSSYDELKNISNSISIVFDDVEGLHEEFSQLTYKGVKIGKVTNISLNKEQKVVVKAQIYDDYESFAKKGVIYYLKKPIISLQQVSDVGSTIKAVNIGVVTSKAKDVFAKSFVGFDKLPSIDKTHEGITFKVNSIHASKADVNAPIYYKFVKIGKIHKKELSHDGSRVIMHCQIDNRYANLVRKNSKFYDISGFNVKFSIFSGSKVESNTFTSILKGGLVLVTPEEYTQKASTIDEFDLIEELPDGWDKITPNIK from the coding sequence ATGAGTAATCAAGAAGAAAATATAGAAGAAGTTGTTTATAAAGCAAAAGAAAAAAAGAATAAAAAAGCTGTATCTTTTATATGGGTTTTACCTTTGATTATTTTAGGTGTTTTATCTTGGATTGCTTATGAATCATATATGAAAAAAGGCACAAATATAGAAGTTGTTTTCAAAAGTGCTGAAGGACTTAAAGAAAATGTTACTCCCTTAGAGTACAAAGGTTTACAACTTGGAAAAGTAACTGATATTAAACTTCATAAAGATTTAAAAAGTGTAAAAGTAAATATCCTTGTAAAAAATGAAGTAGCAAAATATGTAGCAAGTGAAAGCTCAAGATTTTATATCAAGAGACCTACAATTTCCCTTACTAAAGTGTCAGGTTTAAGTACTTTAATTAGTGGATTTAAAATAGAAATATCTCCTAAGTTTAGAACAAAAGGAGAATTTGAAGAAGGAAAACAAAAGTTTATATTTGAAGGACTTGATAGTAGGCCTGATGATGAACTATCAGCTGAGGGTTACTATATAACACTTCTTGCAAATGATAAAGAAAGCCTAGAAGTAGGAACTCCGATTTTTTATAATCAATATCAAATAGGTGAGGTGGTTTCAAAAGAATTTAAAGCTGAAAAAGCTTTTTTAAACGCATATATTTATGATAAATTCAACTATCTTGTAAACAATAGTTCAAAGTTTGTAATGAATAGTGCATTAAAAGTAAACTATGGACCAAGTGGCTTAAATATAGAGTTAGGTTCACTATACTCTGCAATTGTTGGAGGAATAACAGTAGTTACTCCAAAGAAAGATGATGAAAAGATAAAAAGAGATGAGGTTCATATTCTTTATGGAAATAAAGATGATCTTAAAAAGAAAAAATATTTTCATATAAAATTCGCAAATGCAAGTGGAATAGGTGAGAATACTCCTATTATCTACAAAGGTATTACTGTTGGTAAAATATCAGAGCTTTCACTTACACCTGAGGATGTATCAACAAAAGCTTTTATTTATGATAAGTATAAATATCTTCTTACTTCAAATACAGACTTTTTTATAAAAAGACCCAAAGTTAGTATTGATGGAGTAAAAGATCTTGGAAATGTAGTAAAAGGTGATTATATTTCTCTTGATTATAAAAAAGGTGAAGAAAAAGATGTTTTTGTGGCAAAAGATTATCAAGATTTGAAAAAAAGTTTAGAAAATACAATCATAACTTTATATGCAGATGATTTAAACTCAATTACTAAAAAGTCAAAACTTTACTATAAAAATATAGAAATAGGTGAAGTTGTAGATTATGATTTTACTAAAAACTTTTCAAAAGTTAAAATAAAAGTATCTATCGATAAAAAGTATGAAAATCTAGTAAATGACCATACTTTATTTTATGACTTAAGTTCAAAACTTGTAGATATGAAAGCTTTAAATTTAGATATAAATTATAGTGGTTTCGAGCCTTTATTAAATGGTGCTATAGGAATACTTACTGAAAAAAGAACTTCAAATCTATCAAAGAAAAGTTTTAAACTTTATGAGAAATATAAAGATGTGCGAGATTTAAAAAGAGTATATAACCAAGGAAGTTTATATACAGCATATTTTGATAATAGCTTTATGCTAGAAAAAGGAATGGCAGTAGTTTATAAAAATAAAGAAATAGGTTTTGTAAAATCAATCTCTTTTGATGAAAAAGAATCAAAAGTAAAACTATTTATTTATAAAGGTTTTAAAAAATATATAAACAATACAAGTGCTTTTTATAAAAAATCTAAGGTAGATTTTAGTGCAAGTTTAAATGGCATAAATCTAAATATTGATAACTTCACATCTTTCTTAGAAGGCTCAATTCATTTGATGAGTAAAACAGACAAAACTTATGATAAAAAAAGAGTTTATTCTTCGTATGATGAACTGAAAAATATTTCAAATAGTATAAGTATAGTTTTTGATGATGTTGAAGGTTTACATGAAGAGTTTTCTCAACTTACTTATAAAGGTGTAAAAATTGGTAAGGTTACAAATATCTCTTTAAACAAAGAGCAAAAAGTAGTAGTTAAAGCACAAATTTATGATGACTATGAAAGTTTTGCAAAAAAAGGTGTGATTTATTATCTTAAAAAGCCAATTATTTCACTACAGCAAGTATCCGATGTTGGCTCAACAATCAAGGCTGTAAATATTGGAGTTGTAACTTCAAAAGCAAAAGATGTATTTGCAAAGAGTTTTGTAGGCTTTGATAAGCTGCCTTCTATTGATAAAACACATGAAGGAATAACTTTTAAAGTAAACTCTATTCATGCTTCAAAAGCAGATGTAAATGCACCTATTTATTATAAGTTTGTGAAAATTGGTAAAATACATAAAAAAGAGTTGTCTCATGATGGTTCAAGAGTTATTATGCATTGTCAAATAGATAATAGATATGCTAATCTTGTTAGAAAAAACTCTAAGTTCTATGATATAAGTGGCTTTAATGTTAAGTTCTCAATCTTCTCAGGTTCTAAAGTAGAGTCAAATACTTTTACAAGTATTTTAAAAGGTGGTTTAGTTTTAGTAACACCTGAAGAGTATACTCAAAAAGCAAGTACTATTGATGAGTTTGATTTAATCGAAGAGTTACCTGATGGATGGGATAAGATAACTCCTAATATAAAATAG
- a CDS encoding cysteine-rich CWC family protein, which produces MKTNEKLCPFCKKENLCQAHIKNSTCWCFDIKVPKELIALIPQNLQMKSCICKNCIEAFKENKEKFIEEINPYK; this is translated from the coding sequence ATGAAAACAAATGAAAAACTGTGTCCTTTTTGTAAAAAAGAGAATTTATGTCAAGCTCACATAAAAAATAGTACTTGTTGGTGCTTTGATATAAAAGTACCAAAAGAATTAATTGCTTTAATTCCTCAGAACTTACAAATGAAATCTTGCATTTGTAAGAACTGTATTGAAGCTTTCAAAGAAAATAAAGAAAAATTTATAGAAGAAATAAATCCATATAAATAG
- a CDS encoding SDR family oxidoreductase has protein sequence MKVLLTGSTGYIGRRLKQILLADENIDLRLFVRNKQSVSLKNSKKVEVIEGNTFDKESLEKALEGVHTAFYMIHSLNRKDYKNLDKISAQNFVDIAASCGVKRIIYLGGLGVENENTSEHLLSRLETGQVLSSNPKVQTIWVRAGVIIGSGSTSFEIIRNLTEKLPVMTTPKWVDTKAQPIAVSDVLNYLYESIYLKEEKNLTIDVGAEQLTYKEMMLKTAEALDLKRYIIPLPFLSITLSSYWLNLFTPVRFGVAKALIEGLRSEVIIQNDNAKKYFPNIKPISYLNAVKKAVEEIEKNQVISRWSDRFGKAWDKDHSKDLADAIFVDRKIEYYNNVSKENIYKSFISIGGKEGWFDYDFLWKIRGVIDKMIGGVGLKRGRRDQYNLRVGDSLDFWKVVDVQENKRLLLFAQMKLPGTAWLEFKVDDEKLIQSAYFYPRGVFGRLYWYALVPLHYFVFTNMIKSIVKKAKDKEN, from the coding sequence ATGAAAGTATTACTAACAGGTTCGACAGGATATATCGGTAGAAGATTAAAACAAATACTACTAGCAGATGAAAACATAGATTTACGTCTTTTCGTAAGAAACAAACAATCTGTTAGCTTAAAAAACTCAAAAAAAGTAGAAGTTATTGAAGGTAATACCTTTGATAAAGAATCATTAGAAAAAGCCCTTGAGGGAGTTCATACTGCCTTTTATATGATTCACTCACTAAATAGAAAAGATTATAAAAATCTTGACAAGATTTCAGCTCAAAACTTTGTTGATATAGCAGCTTCTTGTGGAGTAAAAAGAATTATCTATTTAGGTGGTCTTGGAGTTGAGAATGAAAATACAAGTGAACACCTTCTTAGTAGACTTGAAACAGGACAAGTTCTAAGTTCAAATCCAAAGGTTCAAACTATTTGGGTTAGAGCTGGGGTTATTATTGGTTCAGGAAGTACAAGCTTTGAGATTATTAGAAACTTAACAGAAAAACTTCCTGTTATGACTACTCCAAAATGGGTAGATACAAAAGCTCAGCCAATTGCTGTTTCTGATGTATTGAACTATTTATATGAATCAATTTATTTAAAAGAAGAAAAAAACCTTACTATTGATGTGGGAGCTGAACAGTTAACTTATAAAGAGATGATGTTAAAAACAGCAGAAGCCTTAGACTTAAAAAGATATATTATTCCTCTTCCATTTTTATCAATTACCCTTTCATCTTATTGGTTAAATCTATTTACACCTGTTAGATTTGGTGTTGCAAAAGCTTTGATTGAAGGATTAAGATCAGAAGTTATAATACAAAATGACAATGCAAAAAAATACTTTCCTAATATAAAACCAATATCATATTTAAATGCTGTAAAAAAAGCAGTAGAAGAGATTGAAAAAAACCAGGTAATAAGTAGATGGAGTGATAGATTTGGTAAAGCTTGGGATAAAGACCACTCAAAAGACTTGGCTGATGCTATATTTGTTGATAGAAAAATAGAGTATTATAATAATGTTTCAAAAGAGAATATCTACAAATCTTTTATTTCTATTGGTGGAAAAGAGGGTTGGTTTGACTATGATTTTCTTTGGAAAATTAGAGGTGTTATTGATAAAATGATTGGTGGAGTTGGTTTAAAAAGAGGAAGAAGAGACCAATATAATTTAAGAGTTGGTGATAGCTTGGATTTCTGGAAAGTTGTTGATGTACAAGAGAATAAAAGATTATTACTTTTTGCACAAATGAAACTACCAGGAACTGCATGGTTAGAGTTTAAAGTAGATGATGAAAAACTTATACAATCAGCTTACTTTTATCCAAGAGGAGTTTTTGGAAGATTGTATTGGTATGCACTTGTACCACTTCACTATTTTGTATTTACAAATATGATTAAAAGTATCGTGAAAAAAGCAAAAGATAAAGAGAACTAA
- the ciaB gene encoding invasion protein CiaB — protein sequence MDKNKFLEDLNELYEYLDAQKSNINKLISHLENEEYEKLTIIDEFAKNLGLEMKEDLRFALVTRLVSLRDDSLVQVLKKSEKSEAQIIELQEKAYCFVRDFWHEKHKNTIDYIKNNNLLTPFYQEIFQGVYNVGLKMSSWQSAWTSHIINGINKELLAKFDGDESKVYEYLENNHLYDLGHNDMIADRSYSALVKQKDEYKSQAYIKAFKEQTTAVIDELEEFEEKLIELEDDIYGEKWNYILYIQTLIKALGEDKEHKLVEKWADVDRAWMKIKAPIQIGHPLEYYEDHFRKAVALEWDIRLSNPQFAQNDHRVTKIKSAFAKVFDRIEQTQEYKSIYDFSLKSLYKVQLYIGRPAVFFGAEFNGLFSAQVVPNDEIVSKEEGKKIFAFSDEILQSSRAKPFLKISKETFGQELLTEDRTFLFNETSKWHQVYDITTIGHEFGHILWCDDETESAMNKTGNFKNIEEFKATTGGLVSFFLDEQDDEKELEKQVLIDTVKRAVGLMGWMEVDEVQPYYCEGLIHLAGLFDSGVLDWDEKNLIVDMSDEKHEALKKWYVQTYTDLAKHYLDKKDATQFLNQYAEKEEKYFMPVNKKINSFVKYYFKRYQEIGQELDTEDKKENYIN from the coding sequence TTGGATAAAAACAAATTTTTAGAAGATTTAAATGAATTATATGAGTACCTAGATGCTCAAAAATCAAATATCAATAAACTAATATCACATTTAGAAAACGAAGAGTATGAAAAACTTACTATCATTGATGAGTTTGCAAAAAACTTAGGTTTAGAAATGAAAGAAGATTTAAGATTTGCTCTTGTTACTAGACTTGTAAGTCTTAGAGATGATTCACTTGTACAGGTACTTAAAAAGTCTGAAAAAAGTGAGGCACAGATTATAGAGCTTCAAGAAAAAGCTTACTGCTTTGTAAGAGACTTTTGGCATGAAAAGCATAAGAACACAATCGATTATATAAAAAACAACAACTTATTAACTCCTTTTTACCAAGAGATTTTTCAAGGTGTTTATAATGTAGGTCTTAAGATGTCATCATGGCAGAGTGCTTGGACTTCACATATTATAAATGGTATAAATAAAGAGTTATTAGCCAAATTTGATGGTGATGAGTCAAAAGTATATGAATACTTAGAAAATAACCATCTTTATGACTTAGGTCATAATGACATGATAGCAGATAGATCATACTCAGCACTTGTAAAACAAAAAGATGAGTATAAATCACAAGCATATATCAAAGCTTTCAAAGAGCAAACAACAGCTGTAATTGATGAACTTGAAGAGTTTGAAGAAAAACTAATCGAACTTGAAGATGATATATATGGTGAGAAATGGAACTATATCTTATATATCCAAACACTAATCAAAGCCTTGGGGGAAGACAAAGAACATAAACTAGTTGAGAAATGGGCAGATGTAGATAGAGCTTGGATGAAAATAAAAGCACCTATTCAAATAGGTCACCCTTTAGAGTACTATGAAGATCACTTTAGAAAAGCAGTTGCTTTAGAGTGGGATATAAGACTTTCAAATCCACAGTTTGCACAAAATGACCACAGGGTAACTAAAATCAAATCAGCTTTTGCAAAAGTATTTGATAGAATTGAGCAAACACAAGAATACAAAAGTATTTATGATTTCTCACTAAAATCACTTTACAAAGTGCAACTTTATATAGGAAGACCTGCTGTATTTTTTGGAGCTGAATTCAATGGACTATTTTCAGCACAAGTTGTACCAAATGATGAGATAGTATCAAAAGAAGAAGGTAAAAAAATCTTCGCATTTAGTGATGAAATACTTCAAAGCAGTAGAGCAAAGCCATTTTTAAAGATTTCAAAAGAGACTTTTGGACAAGAACTACTTACAGAAGATAGAACTTTCCTTTTCAATGAAACTTCAAAATGGCACCAAGTTTATGACATCACAACTATTGGACATGAGTTTGGTCATATTCTATGGTGTGATGATGAAACAGAATCAGCTATGAATAAAACAGGAAACTTCAAAAACATAGAAGAGTTCAAAGCTACAACTGGTGGATTAGTTTCATTTTTCCTAGATGAACAAGATGATGAAAAAGAACTTGAAAAACAAGTACTAATAGATACAGTAAAAAGAGCTGTAGGACTTATGGGATGGATGGAAGTAGATGAAGTTCAACCATACTATTGTGAAGGTCTTATTCACTTAGCTGGACTTTTTGATAGTGGTGTTTTAGATTGGGATGAAAAAAACTTAATCGTTGACATGAGTGATGAAAAACACGAAGCACTTAAAAAGTGGTATGTTCAAACTTACACTGATTTAGCAAAACACTACCTTGATAAAAAAGACGCAACACAGTTCTTAAATCAATACGCAGAAAAAGAAGAAAAATACTTCATGCCTGTAAACAAAAAAATAAACTCATTTGTAAAATACTACTTTAAAAGATACCAAGAAATTGGTCAAGAGTTAGATACAGAAGATAAAAAAGAGAACTATATAAACTAA
- a CDS encoding DoxX family protein yields MIGKIINKKSIYYASTLFIALLVGFYGGIVDILQTSAVLEVNQTLQYPPYFFPMLGVFKILGAIALLLPRSFSTIKQWAYAGFTFDFIAASYSHFAVGDSLDKIIAPLVILGILAISYFLKNKF; encoded by the coding sequence ATGATAGGAAAAATTATAAATAAAAAGAGTATTTATTACGCATCAACACTATTTATTGCTTTACTTGTTGGTTTTTATGGTGGAATTGTAGATATACTTCAAACAAGTGCTGTTTTAGAAGTAAACCAAACATTACAATATCCACCATATTTTTTCCCAATGCTTGGGGTATTTAAGATTTTAGGAGCTATTGCTTTACTTTTACCAAGAAGTTTTTCTACTATTAAACAGTGGGCTTATGCAGGTTTTACTTTTGATTTTATTGCGGCTTCTTATTCTCATTTTGCTGTTGGAGATTCCCTTGATAAGATTATTGCACCTTTAGTGATACTTGGAATTCTTGCGATATCTTACTTTTTAAAAAATAAATTTTAA
- the htpG gene encoding molecular chaperone HtpG, protein MAKHQFQTEVGQLLHLMTHSLYSNKEIFIRELVSNGSDAIDKLNYLKLTDDKLKEQYADWSGEINITFDEEDKSLTIIDNGIGMNEEDLIASIGTIAKSGTKSFVEALTGDAKKDSNLIGQFGVGFYSVFMVASKVDVISKKAGEETAYKWSSDGTGEFDLSPCTKESSGTVIYIKLKDEEAEEFANKSRIENIIGKYSNHIAYPIFLNYTEEVEEELSEEDKKAGKEAKKTTEKRHEKINEATALWMQAKSKVKQEEYNDFYKSISHDSQDPLATIHTKAEGVNEYTTLFYIPKTAPMDMYRADYQPGVKLYVKRVFITDDEKELLPTYLRFVRGIIDSEDLPLNVSREILQENRILANIKQSSVKKVLSEIKKLSKDEEKYAEFIEQYNRPLKEGAYQDFTNKDKILELIRFKSTKAEAGKMTSLEAYKEAADSEQKAIYFIVGENENVLRNSPLLEAYKKNDIEVLILDDKEIDEIVTPMYGAYKEWEFKDITACEAPKVEQSEEKKKEVEEKFEDITKKIKDILGETVSDVRVTNRLSDSPSCVVKDAGDAQMAQMQQMMRAMGQEMPESAPILEINPDHEIVTKLNGLADEALVSDVSWVLLDQAKLSEGMDITDAVAFAQRLSRITAKAL, encoded by the coding sequence ATGGCGAAACATCAATTTCAAACAGAAGTAGGACAATTATTACATTTAATGACGCACTCTTTATACTCAAATAAAGAGATATTTATAAGAGAATTAGTATCAAATGGTAGTGATGCTATTGATAAGTTAAACTACTTAAAGTTAACTGATGATAAATTAAAAGAACAATACGCAGATTGGTCAGGTGAGATTAACATCACTTTTGATGAAGAAGATAAATCTTTAACTATTATTGATAATGGTATTGGTATGAATGAAGAAGATTTAATCGCTTCTATTGGTACTATTGCAAAATCAGGAACTAAATCATTTGTTGAAGCTCTAACAGGTGATGCTAAAAAAGACTCAAACTTAATCGGACAGTTTGGTGTTGGATTCTATTCAGTATTTATGGTAGCTTCAAAAGTAGATGTTATCTCTAAAAAAGCTGGTGAAGAAACTGCTTATAAGTGGTCTTCAGATGGTACTGGTGAGTTTGATTTATCACCTTGTACAAAAGAGTCTTCAGGAACTGTTATTTATATCAAACTTAAAGATGAAGAAGCTGAAGAATTTGCTAATAAATCAAGAATTGAAAATATTATTGGTAAATACTCAAACCATATCGCTTACCCAATTTTCTTAAACTACACAGAAGAAGTAGAAGAAGAGTTAAGTGAAGAAGATAAAAAAGCTGGAAAAGAAGCTAAAAAAACAACTGAAAAAAGACATGAAAAAATCAATGAAGCAACAGCTTTATGGATGCAAGCAAAATCAAAAGTAAAACAAGAAGAGTACAATGATTTCTATAAGTCAATCTCTCATGACTCTCAAGATCCATTAGCTACTATTCATACAAAAGCTGAGGGTGTAAATGAGTATACTACACTTTTCTATATCCCAAAAACTGCACCTATGGATATGTATAGAGCTGATTATCAACCAGGTGTTAAGCTTTATGTTAAAAGAGTATTTATTACTGATGATGAAAAAGAGTTATTACCAACTTACTTAAGATTTGTTAGAGGTATTATCGATAGTGAAGATTTACCACTAAATGTATCAAGAGAAATCTTACAAGAAAACAGAATCCTAGCAAACATCAAACAATCATCTGTTAAAAAAGTTTTATCTGAAATCAAAAAACTTTCTAAAGATGAAGAAAAATATGCTGAATTTATTGAGCAATACAATAGACCACTTAAAGAGGGTGCTTACCAAGACTTCACAAATAAAGATAAAATCTTAGAATTAATTAGATTCAAGTCAACTAAGGCAGAAGCTGGAAAAATGACTTCATTAGAAGCTTATAAAGAAGCAGCTGATAGTGAACAAAAAGCTATTTACTTTATCGTAGGTGAAAATGAAAATGTATTAAGAAACTCACCACTTTTAGAAGCATATAAGAAAAATGACATTGAAGTTTTAATCTTAGATGACAAAGAAATCGATGAAATCGTAACTCCAATGTATGGTGCATACAAAGAGTGGGAATTCAAAGACATCACAGCTTGTGAAGCTCCAAAAGTAGAGCAATCAGAAGAGAAGAAAAAAGAAGTTGAAGAGAAGTTTGAAGACATCACGAAAAAAATCAAAGATATCTTAGGTGAAACTGTATCAGATGTAAGAGTTACAAACAGACTTTCAGATTCACCATCTTGTGTAGTAAAAGATGCAGGTGACGCTCAAATGGCTCAAATGCAACAAATGATGAGAGCAATGGGACAAGAGATGCCAGAATCAGCTCCAATCTTAGAAATCAACCCAGACCACGAAATCGTAACAAAACTAAACGGTTTAGCGGATGAAGCACTAGTTTCAGATGTATCATGGGTACTATTAGACCAAGCAAAATTATCTGAGGGTATGGATATCACAGATGCAGTAGCGTTTGCGCAGAGATTATCAAGAATCACAGCAAAAGCTCTATAA